From one Flavobacterium sp. N502536 genomic stretch:
- a CDS encoding efflux RND transporter permease subunit: MNLIRFALRKPISVMVMVLGLLFFGIKASKEIKVDILPDMNLPVVYIAHSFNGYTPQQMEGYFTKMYVNMMLFTNGIESIETKNTQGLTLMKINFYEGTDMGQAIAEINALSNRSQVFLPPGAPPPFIIRFDASSQPVGQLVFKSKSKTNNELQDIANFTACPFLIKIPGLTTAPPFGGSPRTIEINIDPNKLRTHQLTPEQIVESISRNNITSPSGNIYVDDINYLTPTNNTIKEVADFENIPIFKNGVDNIYIRDVATIKDGADITTGYALINGTRSVYINIAKSGNASTWDVVKNLKKAIPAIQNNLPDDVTISYEFDQSLYVINAVKSLIVEGVLGAMLTGLMVLLFLRDRRAALIVVLTIPISIISGVLFLKLFGQSINIMSLSGLALAIGILVDESTVTIENIHQHFAMGKTKAKAILDACREIAFPKLLILLCILAVFAPAFMMTGIPGSLFMPLALAIGFSMLLSFVLSQTFVPVMANWLMKNKENHEPTEDRFDRFKNRFVQFLQSIMGKRGPILIVSFVVVAIGAFLMYNSTGKDVLPTVNSSQFQVRIKAPEGTRIEKTELKIKQVLRELESIIGKDHIAISSVFIGQHPSSFAVSPIYLYNAGPHEALMQIALKDFYGNTNELKETIRKHMKEKMPELHFSFEPIELTEKILSQGTNTPIEVRFSGMMKKMNVMYANKLLAKLKEIDYLRDQQIPQSLNYPAFEINIDRVRAAQLGIDAQDIARSLIPITASSRYTSKNMWVGGMMGIAYDVQVQTPQNILNSKDELMNVPLGKNSDRPVLGDVATITPTKVVGESYNLGTMGYTPVTANIHNADLGRAQKDVQAAIDSLGELPKGVNVQVSGMVPVLEETMNSLATGLLIAVIVIFLMLTANFQSFKVSLVILTTVPFVILGSLILMKLTGSTLNLQSYMGIIMSVGVSIANAVLLISNAESLRLQNGDALSSAVQAAALRIRPIIMTTLAMIAGMLPMAIGHGEGGDQVAPLGRAVIGGLIASSFSVLILLPLVFVWIQNKTSTKSPSLDPEDENSIHYITLEK; encoded by the coding sequence ATGAATCTAATACGTTTTGCCTTGCGCAAGCCCATCTCTGTTATGGTGATGGTGCTGGGGCTTTTGTTCTTCGGGATTAAAGCTTCTAAAGAAATAAAGGTCGACATCTTACCTGATATGAATCTTCCTGTGGTGTACATAGCCCATTCTTTTAATGGATATACACCTCAGCAAATGGAAGGTTACTTTACAAAAATGTATGTAAACATGATGCTGTTTACCAATGGTATCGAAAGCATTGAAACGAAAAATACGCAGGGACTTACCTTAATGAAAATTAACTTTTATGAAGGTACCGATATGGGTCAGGCCATTGCCGAAATCAATGCGCTCTCTAACCGTTCGCAGGTATTTTTACCTCCAGGAGCCCCGCCTCCGTTTATTATTCGTTTTGATGCTTCCTCCCAGCCAGTTGGTCAGCTGGTGTTTAAAAGTAAATCAAAAACAAACAACGAGTTACAGGATATCGCCAATTTTACCGCATGTCCGTTTTTGATTAAAATTCCGGGATTAACAACTGCTCCGCCTTTTGGAGGAAGTCCAAGAACGATCGAAATCAATATCGATCCGAATAAACTACGCACGCATCAGCTAACGCCTGAACAGATTGTTGAATCGATTAGCCGAAACAATATTACATCGCCTTCCGGTAATATATATGTTGACGATATTAATTATCTGACTCCTACCAACAATACGATAAAGGAGGTAGCCGATTTTGAAAATATTCCAATTTTTAAAAACGGGGTCGATAATATCTATATCCGCGATGTGGCCACTATAAAAGACGGAGCCGATATTACAACAGGTTATGCTCTTATTAACGGTACCCGATCAGTTTACATTAACATTGCAAAATCGGGTAATGCCTCGACCTGGGATGTGGTAAAAAACCTTAAAAAGGCGATTCCCGCCATTCAGAATAATTTACCGGACGATGTTACCATTTCATACGAATTTGATCAGTCTCTATATGTAATCAATGCTGTAAAAAGCTTAATTGTCGAAGGTGTTTTAGGAGCGATGTTAACCGGATTAATGGTGCTTTTATTTTTACGCGACCGCAGAGCTGCTTTAATTGTGGTGCTTACCATTCCGATCTCTATTATTTCAGGCGTATTATTCCTTAAATTATTTGGACAAAGTATCAATATCATGTCGTTGTCAGGACTGGCATTGGCTATTGGAATTTTGGTTGACGAGAGTACCGTTACCATCGAAAATATCCACCAGCATTTTGCCATGGGTAAAACGAAGGCCAAAGCGATCTTAGATGCCTGTAGGGAAATCGCATTTCCCAAACTTTTAATTCTGTTGTGTATTCTTGCCGTTTTTGCACCTGCCTTTATGATGACGGGCATACCGGGATCGTTATTTATGCCTCTGGCACTGGCCATCGGATTCTCGATGTTATTGTCCTTTGTACTATCGCAAACCTTTGTTCCTGTGATGGCCAACTGGTTAATGAAAAACAAGGAAAACCACGAACCTACAGAAGATAGATTCGACAGGTTCAAAAATCGTTTTGTACAATTTTTACAATCGATAATGGGCAAACGCGGGCCTATCTTAATCGTAAGTTTTGTTGTAGTGGCAATAGGCGCCTTTTTAATGTACAACAGTACCGGGAAAGATGTATTGCCTACCGTAAATTCAAGTCAGTTTCAGGTGCGTATTAAAGCTCCCGAAGGAACTCGTATAGAGAAAACAGAACTAAAAATAAAACAGGTTTTACGCGAACTGGAATCTATTATTGGCAAGGATCATATTGCGATATCATCGGTATTTATTGGTCAGCACCCCTCCTCTTTTGCGGTAAGTCCAATTTATTTGTACAATGCTGGTCCGCATGAAGCTTTAATGCAAATTGCTCTGAAAGATTTTTACGGAAATACCAATGAACTGAAAGAAACGATCCGTAAGCATATGAAAGAAAAAATGCCGGAATTGCATTTTTCCTTCGAACCTATCGAACTTACAGAAAAGATTCTGAGCCAGGGAACCAATACGCCTATTGAGGTTCGTTTCTCCGGTATGATGAAAAAGATGAATGTGATGTATGCCAACAAGCTTTTGGCTAAACTAAAAGAAATTGATTATTTAAGAGATCAGCAAATTCCGCAATCCTTAAATTATCCGGCATTCGAGATCAATATTGACCGGGTAAGAGCTGCACAACTGGGGATCGACGCTCAGGATATCGCTCGTTCTTTAATACCGATAACAGCTTCTTCCCGCTACACCAGTAAAAACATGTGGGTAGGCGGAATGATGGGAATTGCTTACGATGTTCAGGTGCAAACCCCTCAAAACATTCTAAACAGTAAGGATGAGTTAATGAATGTCCCGTTAGGAAAGAATTCAGATCGGCCTGTTTTGGGCGATGTTGCAACGATCACCCCAACTAAGGTAGTTGGTGAAAGTTACAATCTGGGCACCATGGGTTACACACCCGTTACAGCAAACATTCATAATGCCGATTTAGGAAGAGCACAAAAAGACGTACAGGCTGCTATAGATTCGCTTGGCGAATTGCCTAAAGGTGTTAATGTTCAGGTGTCGGGAATGGTTCCTGTCTTAGAAGAAACCATGAACAGTCTGGCCACAGGATTATTGATTGCAGTGATCGTTATTTTCTTAATGTTAACGGCCAATTTCCAATCCTTTAAAGTATCCTTAGTCATCTTAACGACCGTGCCTTTTGTAATTCTGGGTTCTTTGATTTTAATGAAACTCACAGGCTCTACGCTGAATTTACAATCTTATATGGGAATTATTATGTCTGTAGGCGTTTCTATTGCCAATGCCGTTTTACTGATTAGTAATGCCGAGTCGCTGCGTTTGCAAAATGGCGATGCACTTAGTTCGGCAGTTCAGGCGGCTGCCTTGCGTATACGTCCGATCATTATGACCACATTAGCAATGATCGCCGGTATGCTTCCAATGGCGATCGGACATGGAGAAGGCGGTGATCAGGTAGCGCCATTAGGAAGAGCTGTAATTGGCGGATTAATCGCTTCTTCGTTTAGTGTATTAATCCTATTACCCTTGGTTTTTGTATGGATCCAAAACAAAACCTCAACCAAATCACCTTCACTAGATCCTGAAGACGAAAACAGTATTCATTATATAACGTTAGAAAAATAA